One part of the Treponema peruense genome encodes these proteins:
- a CDS encoding transposase, whose product MTTDKMQKRLKTKPGQKIYNKRKITSEPVFGIIKRVMGFRQFLMRGIDNISIE is encoded by the coding sequence ACAAAATGCAAAAGAGACTCAAGACGAAACCCGGACAGAAAATTTACAATAAACGTAAGATTACTTCTGAACCTGTATTCGGAATTATAAAACGGGTCATGGGGTTCCGTCAGTTTCTTATGCGTGGGATTGATAACATTTCCATTGAATAA